The proteins below come from a single Fibrobacter sp. UWP2 genomic window:
- the rdgB gene encoding RdgB/HAM1 family non-canonical purine NTP pyrophosphatase has translation MKHLFVIATGSAGKIRDFAHILGTDHYEFKTLKDIGFDGDIVEDGKTFAENAIIKSNTTAKWLAARGIEATVLADDSGLEVLALNGEPGIYSARYAGGHGNDGANNDKLLAKLDGIEDRRARYFCALSYQKVEPAADGKLVITDPLIYEGECRGNINHAPVGDMGFGYDPLFVPEGETRTFAQMELEEKKLISHRGNAIRALKKTLGK, from the coding sequence ATGAAGCATTTATTTGTTATCGCTACCGGCAGCGCTGGGAAAATCAGGGACTTCGCCCACATTTTGGGCACGGACCATTACGAATTCAAGACTCTCAAAGACATCGGCTTTGACGGCGACATCGTGGAAGACGGCAAGACCTTTGCCGAAAACGCCATCATCAAATCGAATACCACCGCCAAGTGGCTTGCCGCCCGCGGTATCGAGGCTACCGTCCTCGCCGACGACTCGGGTCTGGAAGTGTTAGCCTTGAACGGCGAACCGGGAATCTACAGCGCCCGCTATGCCGGTGGCCACGGCAATGACGGTGCCAACAACGACAAACTGCTCGCCAAGCTCGACGGCATCGAGGACCGCAGGGCACGCTACTTTTGCGCCCTCTCGTACCAAAAGGTGGAACCTGCCGCCGACGGCAAGCTCGTCATCACCGACCCGCTCATTTACGAGGGAGAGTGCCGCGGCAATATCAATCATGCACCCGTCGGCGACATGGGCTTCGGTTACGACCCGTTGTTTGTACCCGAGGGCGAAACCCGCACCTTCGCCCAAATGGAACTCGAAGAAAAGAAACTCATCAGCCACCGAGGCAACGCCATCCGGGCATTGAAAAAAACGCTCGGGAAATAG
- a CDS encoding radical SAM/SPASM domain-containing protein, producing MNSVYIEITDVCNLHCSFCPCGVATGAERRTFMPSGLFEKCIEGAEQVGAQNVYFHVLGEPTFHPGFAHYVKKLEHTKLKLNLTTNGTTVARCGHHILQSPAVRQVNFSTHAYAELPQAEATGHLQNVLDFCRIALMARPDLYINLRLWNVGDDMASAWNRYMLEQVNKAFGTQVEPGHFCSRHKSFEVTGRLYLHEDSRFEWPVAPASGTVQSGVSARGTCLALDTHCGILHDGRVVACCLDHGGQILLGRIQEQSLLEILESPLAANLREGFQKHELRHPLCKTCSFCKRFK from the coding sequence ATGAACAGCGTCTATATCGAAATTACAGACGTATGTAACCTGCATTGCAGTTTTTGCCCCTGCGGAGTCGCCACCGGAGCGGAACGCCGCACTTTCATGCCCTCGGGACTCTTTGAAAAGTGCATTGAAGGCGCCGAGCAGGTCGGGGCGCAAAACGTGTACTTCCACGTGCTGGGCGAACCCACGTTCCACCCTGGATTCGCGCACTACGTCAAAAAACTGGAACACACCAAGCTCAAACTGAACCTCACCACCAATGGCACAACCGTTGCACGCTGCGGGCACCACATTTTGCAAAGCCCCGCCGTACGCCAAGTGAACTTTTCGACGCACGCCTATGCAGAACTCCCGCAGGCGGAGGCCACGGGGCATTTACAAAATGTACTCGACTTTTGCCGCATCGCCCTCATGGCGCGGCCCGACTTGTACATCAACCTGCGCCTTTGGAACGTGGGCGACGACATGGCTTCCGCATGGAACCGCTATATGCTGGAACAGGTCAACAAAGCATTCGGGACGCAGGTGGAGCCGGGGCACTTTTGCAGCCGCCACAAGAGCTTTGAGGTCACGGGCAGGCTCTACCTGCACGAAGATAGCCGGTTCGAGTGGCCCGTAGCGCCAGCAAGCGGAACGGTCCAAAGCGGAGTTTCGGCCAGGGGGACATGCCTCGCCCTCGACACGCACTGCGGCATTCTACACGACGGACGCGTAGTCGCCTGTTGCCTCGATCACGGAGGGCAGATACTCCTCGGGCGCATCCAGGAACAAAGCCTTCTTGAGATTCTCGAGAGCCCGCTCGCCGCAAACCTCCGCGAAGGGTTCCAAAAGCACGAGCTGCGTCACCCCCTTTGCAAAACCTGCAGCTTTTGCAAGCGATTCAAGTAA
- a CDS encoding TM2 domain-containing protein has product MPAEGEHNKWIALALCILLGYLGLHRFYEGKIWTGILWLCTAGLCGVGVVVDAILIVMKPEHY; this is encoded by the coding sequence ATGCCAGCCGAAGGTGAACACAACAAATGGATAGCCCTTGCCCTCTGCATTTTGCTGGGCTACTTGGGCTTACACCGCTTTTACGAAGGAAAAATCTGGACAGGCATCCTGTGGCTCTGCACCGCGGGCCTGTGCGGCGTAGGCGTTGTCGTCGACGCCATCTTAATCGTCATGAAACCGGAACATTATTAA
- a CDS encoding tRNA-dihydrouridine synthase family protein: protein MLPLLLAPIQGYTDAIYRENLARHIGGIEHYYTPFIRLQKGEPRPRDLKDALPENNPSTHTVPQIIFSGPDEFQKLVKSLEQAGFTEIDLNLGCPYPMQTGHGRGSGMLPHPDIVKQIADKINKLNHIHFSIKMRLGLDHDGEGLQLLPVLNNIPLKHITLHPRLGRQQYKGALDMQAFELFYEQCKHPLIFNGDIQNIGQIHAFKTKYPKLSGVMIGRGLLAQPTLAAEYMSGRPWSAEERLLAILKMHQGFLDDATRLCPEENQILNRMHAFWEFQTALPAKLHKQIMKSKRLNDYKKIFEVTEASSLGV from the coding sequence ATGCTCCCCCTGCTTCTTGCCCCCATCCAAGGTTATACCGACGCCATCTACCGCGAAAATCTCGCACGGCACATCGGCGGCATCGAGCATTACTACACACCCTTCATCAGGCTGCAAAAGGGGGAACCCCGCCCGCGCGACCTAAAAGACGCCCTCCCCGAGAACAACCCCTCTACCCATACCGTTCCGCAAATCATTTTTAGCGGGCCCGACGAATTCCAAAAACTCGTCAAATCTCTAGAACAAGCAGGTTTTACCGAAATCGACCTGAACCTGGGATGCCCCTACCCCATGCAAACCGGGCACGGTCGCGGTTCGGGAATGCTACCCCACCCCGACATAGTCAAACAGATTGCAGACAAAATAAACAAACTGAACCACATTCATTTTTCCATAAAAATGCGTCTTGGCTTGGATCATGATGGCGAGGGTTTGCAACTGCTCCCTGTTTTAAACAACATACCCCTAAAGCACATCACGTTGCACCCACGCCTCGGGCGGCAGCAGTACAAGGGGGCTCTCGACATGCAGGCCTTTGAACTATTCTACGAGCAATGCAAGCACCCGCTGATTTTTAACGGCGATATTCAAAACATTGGGCAAATCCACGCCTTTAAAACGAAATACCCGAAACTCTCAGGTGTCATGATTGGCCGAGGGCTGCTCGCCCAGCCGACCCTCGCCGCCGAATACATGAGCGGGCGCCCATGGAGCGCCGAAGAGCGGCTTTTGGCCATCCTAAAAATGCACCAGGGATTTTTAGACGACGCGACTCGCCTTTGCCCCGAAGAAAACCAGATTCTCAACCGTATGCACGCCTTTTGGGAATTCCAAACGGCACTCCCGGCAAAGCTCCACAAGCAGATCATGAAAAGCAAGCGGTTAAACGATTACAAAAAAATATTTGAGGTAACAGAAGCATCGTCTTTGGGTGTTTAA